CATTTGGAGCAGGAGAAATGGGATGTCTCGGAACTCGACCAAGTCATTTTCCATCAAGCCAATGGACGGATGCTTGCCCAGTTTTGTGAAAATATCGGGATCCCTCATGAGCGATGCCTCACGATGATCGAGCAAGTTGGAAATACCTCCTCGGCTTCATTGCCGATGGCTTTAGACCATGCGAATCGGGGGCAGAGACTGAAGAAGGGCGATCAGGTCATGTTGGGGGCCTTTGGTGGAGGGCTGACGTGGGGCACGGCTTTGGTTCGGTGGGGATAAAATTGCCCTTTGGGCGTAGGTCCACTTACCGGAGAAACCTGGTTGGGCATTGTGTTGTATTGACGATCTCTTGCTATTTGGCCTATCGTGCGCAAGCAATAGGCATGAGTGGGATAGAGGTAGATAATTAAGAATAGATAAAAGAAGGAGGGGTGCGTTGAAAATCTTCCTGGCCAATCCCAGAGGGTTCTGTGCGGGAGTGGATCGAGCGATTGAAATCGTCGATTTGTCCTTAAAGACCTACGGGGCACCAATTTTTGTTCGGCATGAAATTGTCCATAGCCGTCATGTGGTTGAGTCCCTTCGTGGAAAGGGCGCTATTTTTGTGGAAGAACTGAATGAGGTGCCTGATGGCGCCATTGTCATTTTCAGTGCACATGGTGTGGCAAAAGAGGTGTGGGAAGAATCCACCCGACGAAATTTGAAAGTCATTGATGCCACATGTCCCCTGGTCATCAAGGTCCATAACGAAGTCAATCGGGATTACTCCAACGAATATGAGTTGATTCTGATTGGGCACGCGGGTCATCCTGAGGTGGTGGGAACCCTGGGGCAGGTGCCTGATAAATTTCATTTAGTTTCCTCGGTTGAGGATGTTGACTCCTTAGAAGTGGAAAATCCTCTGCATTTGTCGTATGTCACCCAAACGACATTGAGTGTGGATGAGTGCAGAGATATTGTTGCCGCATTACATCGTCGATTTCCCGGTATTAAGGGGCCACACCAGGAAGATATTTGTTATGCCACGCAAAATCGGCAAAATGCGGTCAAAGAGCTGTCACGTTTTGTTGACGTCATTCTGGTCATCGGGTCTCCTAATAGCTCCAATTCCAACCGATTGAGAGAATTGGGCGAGCGGTGTGGAATCCCTTCATATCTCATTGATTCTTATCAGGATATTCAAACTCAATGGCTGGAAGGTGTGAACGCAATTGGCATTGCGGCGGGGGCCTCGGCTCCAGAAGTGTTGGTAGCTCAGGTTATTAAGTTTTTGAAAGAGCAAGGAGCGACATCGGTAGAGGAGTTGACGGTGGTGGAAGAGAATGTTGAATTTCTTCTTCCCAAAGAATTACTGATGGCAAAAGTGCCGCGATAAGTTCCTCTGGATTTCCGCTTTCCAGGTGGAGGGCGAGCGTATCTTTTCCGAATTTATCCTTCCTCATTATCTTTCCCAATATACTGAAGCCGGTGGATCTGTTTGATTGGGGACTCCTCATGGCAATAGAGAAACCTCCGTAAAAGGTTTCATGGTTTTATCCTGTTGACAGGAACCTTGGTTTTGGCAATATGTCAAGATATTGAATAGGCTGCTAGTCAGCCCTACCGTATTTTGTGGAAAATTTTGATTTTTCTTTCTTCTTTATGGTACTGATTTGAGCCAAATTACTGCCCTGTCATCCACTCCATTCTGGGAGGGAATATGTATCTTCGTACTCTAGTCGTCAGTGGGTTTAAATCCTTTGCTGAGGCAAAAATAGATTTTCCGAATGGGATAACCGCTGTTGTCGGTCCCAACGGGACAGGTAAGAGTAATATCGTGGATGCCATTCTGTGGGCGATGGGTGAGCAAAGCGTGAAGAGTTTACGAAGTGAGCGCATGGAAGACGTGATTTTTAATGGGACTGAACAACGTAAACCCATGGGAATGGTCGAAGCCTCACTCATTTTTTCCGAGGTGACGCCTCGGGAGTTGGAGCCTGTCTCTGCCCTTCTGGAAGGGCTTGACCAGGCAACGGATGTCATGATTACCCGCCGGCTTTACCGCGAGGGAGACAGTGAATATTACTTTAATAAGATTCCCTGCCGACTCAAGGATATTCGAGGATTTCTCTGGAATGCCCGGGCAGGAGCTCGAGGGCAGTCTGTCATTGAACAGGGCAATATTGAACAGTTGCTCAGTGCTTCCCCACAGGAACGGCGTGAGTTTATTGAGGGCACGGCAGGTATTATTCGATATAAAAAGCAAAAGGCGGAGGCGTTACGGAAATTACAAAGTACAGAAAATAATCTTTTGCGGGTTCGGGATATTCTAGGAGAAGTTCGAAGCCAGCTTCGGACACTCAATCGTCAGGCGAAACAGGCAGAGGAGTATCAGACGTTCCTCCGTGAAGCTCGGGAGCTTGAGGTGCGGTTGTTGACCCATGACTTTCGCCGGTTTTTTCAAGACCAGTGTCAGTTTGAAAACGAGTTACACGAATCTGAAAATCAGGAGCTTTCCTGCGTGGCTGAAGAGGCCAGGCTTGTGGCCGAGCACCAAGAGGTGCAATTGGAGTTGACGTCTTCTAGCGAAATTCTCAAGGAAGCGCAGGACCGATTTCGAGAGATTGAGCAACAAATGTCCAATGCATATACGGCGATTCAGATTGAACGCAACCGGCTTGATCAGTATGAACAGCAACATGAGCAGGTCATGGAGGAGCGGGCTCGACTGAATGGGGAGGGGCAGGATGCCACGGGTTCCTTGGAAGCTCTGAGAGAGCGGCTGGCCCAAATTCGGTGTGAGATGGAAATTCTCTCTGTCACGGTGAAAGACGGAGAGGGGGCCATAGCGGATCTCGCCGTTCGCCGTCGGGAAACTGCGGAGAAGGTCGACAAGGGGCGAGAAACCATTCTGGCTTTAGCGGTAGATAAAACAAATCAGGAAAACCGCTTGAGAAGTATTGGTGAAGGGCAGAGTTCGATGGCCAGGCGGATTGAACGATTGGCTGTGGAATATGCTCAATCGCAAACCGATCAAACCACACTTCAATCGGAAAGCGAAGCCCTTCGACGGGAATGCTCATCTCTCGAAAGTCAGCTTGATGAACTTCGAAACAATCAGGATCGCTTAGAGGTCAACCTCCAAAGTCAGCGAGAAACCAGGGAAGAGCTTGATGGAAAAATTCTCGACTTCCAAACCCAAACAGCTGGTGCTGAATCTGAATTACGGGCCATTCAAAGCGTCTTTCGGGAAGAAATAGGGTATGGCCATCATGGTGAGGGTGATGAAGCCTCAATTCGCGTCGCGTGTTCGTGCATTCAGGAGGCGTTGGCCGAACGGATGGGAGTGCCAGAGGATGTTGAAAAAGCCATGGAAGCAGTTCTGGGTGAGCGGTTGCAGGCGTGGATTGTCCAATCGCCCCAAGAGGCAGAAATGTCCATTGCGCAATTCAAGCAACATGAATGGGGAAAAGGCAGCTTTATTCCCTTGAATATTCCGCGACAGGGTCGAGGGGGGCCAGCCGATTGGTGGAGCATCGTTCAGCACGACACGGAGGTGCTGGGCTTGGCTGTGGATTTTGTTCAGGTTCCTGACGAGTTGAAGCCTGTGGTTGAGGCCTTGTTGGGGAATACGGTCATTGTCAAATCATTGGCTGGAGCGTTGAATCTCATGACCAGGCATTCCTGGTTCCAAGGGAACGGTCCGCTTTTAGTGGCTTTGGATGGGGAGCTTGTGTCTCCATCCGGGGTTATCAGTGGTGGGTCTGGTGGAGAGGCAGGTGGATTATTACGTCGTCGTAGAGAAATTCTCGCATTGGAAGAAAGGTTGAATACTCTCTCTGTGGGATTGGAGGAAGCCAAAGCCAACCGGAAATTGCTTCTACAGGAAATTGAGGACCTGTCGCAACAACTTGAAGAAGCCACGTTGTCTATTCGCGAGATGGAATTTCAGATGTTGACCATTCAAAAAGAGGCTTCTTCCAAAGAGAAGGCTCTTCCCGATCTCGTTCGTCGGTTAGATGCACTTCAGCAGGATCGATTAGCGGAAGAGGAGGAATGGGGCCAGCTCCAGGTTGAAGAGGTAGAGGTTCGAACCCGGCTTGAGCGTCTTAATCAGACACGGGCTCAGGAAGATGAGGCTCTTCGTCAACTGTTGGACTCTCTCAATGCATTAGACCAAGAGCGACAAGACATGTTGGAAAGCCTCAATGATACTCGAATGAATTTTCAGTCTCTGAAGTCCCAATGGGACCATGAACAAGCTAATGTTGAACGGATTGAACGGGAAGAAGAGCATCGGAACAGCCGTATTCGACAGATTGATGGACAATTGGAACACCTCTTTCTCCAAAGTCGAAAAAGCCAGGAGGAACGACTCACCAACGAAGATTTGGTCGAAGAATTAAGCATTCAAAAAGAGGCTATTGCCGGAACATTATTGGAGCTGGGGAACCGGCATGCAGAATGTATGGAGGGAGTGAAACGATTGGATGGTCTGATTGCCAAGGCTCGTGAAACATTGAGCCATATCTTCAAATCCCGAGTGCCAATTGAGGGGCGTTTAGCAGAGGTTCGGGCGAAGTTCCATGCTGTGCAAGAAACGCTGACCATGACGTATGAAATTTCGACGGATGACCTCAAATATTCCCAGGATGCGGAGCAGACTCCTGAAGTGCTGGAAGGGACTGAACAGGCATCTGACGAGGAGAAAACCGGGCAGTGGAGAGAGCAGTTGCAGGGTATCAGAAAAAAATTAGAGCGGATCGGTCCGATTAACCTGGCCGCTATTGAGGAGCATGCTCAATTAGAAGAACGCTTTCAATTTTTATTAGCGCAAGAAGAAGATTTAGCGGGTTCAATCCAATCCCTTCAAGAAATTATTCAGCGATTAAATCAGACAACCAATAAGCTATTTGTGGATACCTTTAAAGAGCTGCAGGTGAAATTTAGTGAAGTCTTTTCAGCCTTGTTCGCTGGAGGACGTGCTGAGTTGATTCTCGTGGAAGAAACTCAGGAAGGGCAGGAATCTGAAGCGCCAGCTCTTGAGCCAGGTGTGGAAATTGTCGCCCAACCACCAGGGAAGCGCTTGAAAAACCTCAATATGCTCTCTGGGGGGGAAAAGACGATGACCGTGATGGCTCTTCTATTTGCGAGCTTTCTGATTCGTCCTTCTCCATTTTGTGTATTGGATGAGGTGGATGCGCCATTAGATGAAACGAATGTGGTCCGGTTTGGTCAATTTTTGAGACAAATGGCGGACCGGTCTCAATTTATTGTGATCACACACAATAAACGCACCATGGAGACTGCCAACTCTCTGTTTGGTGTGACGATGGAGGATCCTGGTGTTTCGAAGTTGATAGCTGTTCGGCTCCATGAATTAGAAGAGGTGAGCTGAGCATTTACAGTGAGGCCCATCATTTTTGGGAAGTCTCAAATAAAAAGCCCCTTCCGTAGAATGTCGGAAGGGGCTTTTTTGCCGAACCAGGTTTTGTATTTGGTTAGTTTCGAACGCCGGCCCAAACTTTCGCTGGGTCAATTTCTTTGTCAGGATTCAGCTCTTTGGCCTTATCCAGTAGCGTATCAGTTGTCTCAGGGATTTCTGGATCAGGTATACAGCAATCATCCACAGGACAGACTGCCGCACATTGAGGCTCATCAAAATGACCGACGCACTCTGTGCAGCGCTCATAGGTAATCACGTATACCGTGTCTCCATCACCCTGACCTTCACCGACCTTATGGCCCTTTTCTTCTGCGGCGCTACGTGTCTCAAAAATTGCTTCGTTGGGACATTCGGGGAGACAGGCACCACAATTAATGCACTCTTCTGTGATTAGCAACGACATAATTCCTCCTTAGGGGACAGGTAAACCGTCATGTCAATTGTAGGAAGCCAACGCCTACGATTTTTAATGAAAATTCCCTTGGCATGAGGGCTCGCACGGTATCAACTCTTTGGCGATTTTAACGGTGTAAATTTATTTGCGTCAACCGGACAGAAGACCTATCTGATAAGCCATTCGGGCCTGCGGTAAAATTAGGTGGACTCAAAAACCATTTTAAGAAATTGTTGGGGCCAATAACCATACAAATTATGGACACATGTCAATATTTTGAGGAAAGGCAGTAATTTGGTCTGACCTTGACGAACCTTTGGACGATTGTTATAGCACCGATACGTCATTTATAACGGACGAGAGAGGTTCCGTCGCATTTTGAGAGTCGCGTTTGAGGTTTGAGGGTGTTTGAGTAATATGAAGCGAAGGATTATGTCTGTGTGGATGAACCCTTGGTAGGCTCATCTCAGGGTATTTTCGTGATCGGGGTTGTTTTTCCTGGTAGTCCAATCGGGGTTAGACACCTTCCGTATTTTTCTTCCCTTTTCTTGCCTGCTTTCCTGTGAAAACAAATAGCTCAGGATCCTCAGTGTTTTCCGCCTATGTTGCCCTCACGACGGCGGCGATGGTCTGGGGAGGATCGGTGGTTGCGCAAAAAGTCGCTTTAGGTCCATTCTCGCCTGTAGAGGCGTCTGTTTTCAGAGGATTAGGAGCCTTACTGATCCTTATTCCTCTTTGGCTGTGGAAGGAAGGAATTGTTTCTTTTTCCCGAAGAGATTGGCGGAATTTTTTTCTGTTGGGATTGGGAGTCCTGGGAAATCACCTGTTCGTGCTATTTGGCCTGCAATTTATTGGGGCAGGGGCAGCGGGTATTATTATAGGTGCGAGTCCGGCAATTACCGCCTTTCTGTCCTCGTTAATCCTGAAGGATGTACCTCTCCGGGTAATTTGGTTTGGTTGCCTGGTTTCGTTTTTTGGAGTATTGAGTATTTCCGGGCGCGAGGCGGTGGAGGGATTAGGTACCAACCCCTGGCTCGGAGGGAGTCTGGTGGTGTGCGCCTTAGTCAGTTGGGCCCTCTATACGATTGGCTGTCGCAAAACCATGGAACGGTTCTCTCCGCTGACCGTGACGTGGACCACTCTTCTGATTTCTTTGATCTTTGAAATCCCGTTGTTGGCCATGAATCACAAAGTATTGGGTGCGGGGTTGGCGACGGTTCCCGTGTCTGGTTGGCTGGCACTCCTGTATGTCATGGTATTTGCCACGGCGTTGGGTCAACAGGCCTGGTTGTATGGCGTCAAGGGCATTGGCCCTTCCAGAGCAGGAATTTTTGGCAATCTTATTCCGGTGTCCGCCTTGTTTTTTTCCCTAGTGATTTTGGGAGAGCCGGTTGGCATGAGGGAAATAAGTGGGATAGGATTGATCTTGCTCGGGGTCTGGTTGGTTGATCGACAATCCTGTGCCGTATTAGTGAAAGTTACATGATCTGGAAATAGGCGGAAACGAAGAAAGAGAGCGCACTATGCTGAAGGAACGGATTGAGGAAGTCACACAGATGAATGAGTTGTTTTATCGTGGGTTTGAACAGCTGGATGTTGCGCTGATGGATTCTATCTGGGCTCATCAGGAGTATGTGACCTGTATTCATCCAGGGTGGAGTATCCGAGTGGGGTGGCCCGCGGTTAGGGATTCCTGGGTGGTCATTTTCAATAATACATTTTCGATGAAATTTGAATTGACTGAAGTCCAGGTCCAAGTTGCGGCTGATGTTGCCTGGGTTATTTGTACAGAAAACATCACCAGCCGGGTGGGAGAGAACGAACAGAATAGCCAGGTAGTGTCAACCAATTTATTTGAGCGGATTGGAGACGAATGGAAGATTATCCATCATCACGGATCACCGCTCATGGAATAAGATCTGAGTGTGCCTTGGCGGTGGGTTACTTCTGAGGCATTCAATTCACTATTTATTTGTAAATTTCTTACATTTTGTGGTCAATCGGGAAGGTGCAAGGCCAGGATAATGGCCAAACAGGTGTGGCTTGGAAAATGGAGTTTTGATCAGGAGGAAGAGCTACTGAACGTTGACTTGGCCCATTCTTCAACAATCACATCTCGTTCTTCCATGTTCAGGGCGCAATATTTTTTAAACATACCCAGTCCGCCTTTTTTTCTGCGCCACGTGACGAAATGTAAAAAGTGGTCCTTGCATAACGATTGGGTTCCGGCAGGGGCGTAGAGGGGTTCGGTGCATCCCCCAATCAGACACGTATCAGCATTCATATCCTGGTCCTCCTTTTAAGTTCGCCTGGCAGTGTTCAACAGTCGAAGTATGCCCAACCGCGAGGGGAGAAGGCAATCAATTCACGCCAGGACGATTAAGAATTTTACGTGAATGCCATTATAGAGGAGATGGGGGTGTTCCCTTGCTTTCTCTGTTTAATGGCGGGTATCGTAGGCACCCAGTAAGCGAACCATTTGACATATATTGACAGTGTTGTTGAAGAAAGGAGCGTGTTCTGTGTTGACTGCTACAGATGTATTTGAACAAACAAGAGAGATGGCCTTGCGCGCCACGAGTCAGGAAGAACGGGCTCTTCAAATCGATTATCCGGCGTTGGGAAAGAAGATTGAGCAGGCGTTGACAGGCCGAAAAATTAACCTTTTGTATGTGAATGAATTTTTGCCGGAAGGGTATGAAGATCAAGGGCGTTTTAACGTTATGGTCATGACCGCTGGCAATGTTCTCTTTGATATGGTTATCGGGGATTCGTATTTTCGATACGACATTTTTTCTTGCTGTGATTTAGATAAGATTCAATTGATCGACGGGACATGGGATAACAAAGAAAAACGCACGGAAGAATCATTTTTGAGTCTACGGTTAATGCATGGGGATGAGGCACATATTCTTCTCGCGCTCAAGGACGAGCAACGTCCGGCCGTGTTGTCTTTTGCCGAAAAAATCTCTCATAGTCGACATCCAGAAAAAGTCTGATGGATTTTTCTGAGGTCTGAATAATCGTTCTTGAATCTCGTAACCGCTTAAAGGGCGGTAAACGGCAAGGCAC
The sequence above is a segment of the Nitrospira sp. MA-1 genome. Coding sequences within it:
- the ispH gene encoding 4-hydroxy-3-methylbut-2-enyl diphosphate reductase, yielding MKIFLANPRGFCAGVDRAIEIVDLSLKTYGAPIFVRHEIVHSRHVVESLRGKGAIFVEELNEVPDGAIVIFSAHGVAKEVWEESTRRNLKVIDATCPLVIKVHNEVNRDYSNEYELILIGHAGHPEVVGTLGQVPDKFHLVSSVEDVDSLEVENPLHLSYVTQTTLSVDECRDIVAALHRRFPGIKGPHQEDICYATQNRQNAVKELSRFVDVILVIGSPNSSNSNRLRELGERCGIPSYLIDSYQDIQTQWLEGVNAIGIAAGASAPEVLVAQVIKFLKEQGATSVEELTVVEENVEFLLPKELLMAKVPR
- the smc gene encoding chromosome segregation protein SMC, with translation MYLRTLVVSGFKSFAEAKIDFPNGITAVVGPNGTGKSNIVDAILWAMGEQSVKSLRSERMEDVIFNGTEQRKPMGMVEASLIFSEVTPRELEPVSALLEGLDQATDVMITRRLYREGDSEYYFNKIPCRLKDIRGFLWNARAGARGQSVIEQGNIEQLLSASPQERREFIEGTAGIIRYKKQKAEALRKLQSTENNLLRVRDILGEVRSQLRTLNRQAKQAEEYQTFLREARELEVRLLTHDFRRFFQDQCQFENELHESENQELSCVAEEARLVAEHQEVQLELTSSSEILKEAQDRFREIEQQMSNAYTAIQIERNRLDQYEQQHEQVMEERARLNGEGQDATGSLEALRERLAQIRCEMEILSVTVKDGEGAIADLAVRRRETAEKVDKGRETILALAVDKTNQENRLRSIGEGQSSMARRIERLAVEYAQSQTDQTTLQSESEALRRECSSLESQLDELRNNQDRLEVNLQSQRETREELDGKILDFQTQTAGAESELRAIQSVFREEIGYGHHGEGDEASIRVACSCIQEALAERMGVPEDVEKAMEAVLGERLQAWIVQSPQEAEMSIAQFKQHEWGKGSFIPLNIPRQGRGGPADWWSIVQHDTEVLGLAVDFVQVPDELKPVVEALLGNTVIVKSLAGALNLMTRHSWFQGNGPLLVALDGELVSPSGVISGGSGGEAGGLLRRRREILALEERLNTLSVGLEEAKANRKLLLQEIEDLSQQLEEATLSIREMEFQMLTIQKEASSKEKALPDLVRRLDALQQDRLAEEEEWGQLQVEEVEVRTRLERLNQTRAQEDEALRQLLDSLNALDQERQDMLESLNDTRMNFQSLKSQWDHEQANVERIEREEEHRNSRIRQIDGQLEHLFLQSRKSQEERLTNEDLVEELSIQKEAIAGTLLELGNRHAECMEGVKRLDGLIAKARETLSHIFKSRVPIEGRLAEVRAKFHAVQETLTMTYEISTDDLKYSQDAEQTPEVLEGTEQASDEEKTGQWREQLQGIRKKLERIGPINLAAIEEHAQLEERFQFLLAQEEDLAGSIQSLQEIIQRLNQTTNKLFVDTFKELQVKFSEVFSALFAGGRAELILVEETQEGQESEAPALEPGVEIVAQPPGKRLKNLNMLSGGEKTMTVMALLFASFLIRPSPFCVLDEVDAPLDETNVVRFGQFLRQMADRSQFIVITHNKRTMETANSLFGVTMEDPGVSKLIAVRLHELEEVS
- a CDS encoding YfhL family 4Fe-4S dicluster ferredoxin codes for the protein MSLLITEECINCGACLPECPNEAIFETRSAAEEKGHKVGEGQGDGDTVYVITYERCTECVGHFDEPQCAAVCPVDDCCIPDPEIPETTDTLLDKAKELNPDKEIDPAKVWAGVRN
- a CDS encoding DMT family transporter, whose amino-acid sequence is MFSAYVALTTAAMVWGGSVVAQKVALGPFSPVEASVFRGLGALLILIPLWLWKEGIVSFSRRDWRNFFLLGLGVLGNHLFVLFGLQFIGAGAAGIIIGASPAITAFLSSLILKDVPLRVIWFGCLVSFFGVLSISGREAVEGLGTNPWLGGSLVVCALVSWALYTIGCRKTMERFSPLTVTWTTLLISLIFEIPLLAMNHKVLGAGLATVPVSGWLALLYVMVFATALGQQAWLYGVKGIGPSRAGIFGNLIPVSALFFSLVILGEPVGMREISGIGLILLGVWLVDRQSCAVLVKVT
- a CDS encoding nuclear transport factor 2 family protein, whose protein sequence is MLKERIEEVTQMNELFYRGFEQLDVALMDSIWAHQEYVTCIHPGWSIRVGWPAVRDSWVVIFNNTFSMKFELTEVQVQVAADVAWVICTENITSRVGENEQNSQVVSTNLFERIGDEWKIIHHHGSPLME